The genomic DNA ACGTCGTGCACACCCAGCACCTGGTTCGGGCCGACGTGGCAGAACATGGACAGCTTGCTGATGACGGCCGGCTCGAGGGGCTGCGCACACCGCGCGGCAATCATGTCCGGCACGAGACCGAGACCACGCAGGTCGCGGAtcgccgcctgcgtcggCTTGGTCTTTTGCTCGCCGCCAATCACCGGCACGAGCGAGACGTGGATCAGCGCAAAGTTCTCCTGGCCCACGCGGAACTGGAACTGGCGCATGGCTTCCACGAACGGCGCCGACTCAATATCGCcgaccgtgccgccgagctcgacaatGCACACGTCCggctgctcgccgctctcgtcgaccggcagcgcagccacgcgctcgatccAGTCCTGGATCGCGTTGGTGAGATGCGGCACAATCTGCACCGTCTTGCCGAGGTagtcgccgcggcgctcctttTCGATCACCTCGCGGTAGATCTTGCCGGTGGTGATGTTGTTGTCGCGCGTGAGCGTGACGTTGAGGTAGCGCTCGTAGTTGCCGAGGTCCAAATCGACCTCGCCACCGTCGTTCAGCACAAAcacctcgccgtgctccgTGGGGGCCATGGTCCCAGCATCAATGTTCATGTACGGGTCGATTTTGATCGACGTCACACGCAGACCCAGCGTCTTGAGCAGGAGACCGGTCGAGGACGCTTCAATTAGCCTAGACACATACCGATCACGCCCTTGCCGATGCCCGAAATCACACCTCCGCTCACGACAATGTACTTCATGGCGCCCTCGAGaaagcgccgcgtcgcgcgccgccaaaaAAATCGGACCAAATCACGTGGCTACAAACGGCTactgcgccttggcctcggcggcggcgaggtggAGCGGGGCGACCgcgtcctcgcgcgcggcgaggtacGAGTTCATCGCGGTGCCTGGGCCAAAGAGAATCGAGACAAAGAGTGCCTTCAACGTGCCAGTCACCGGCCCCTGCGCGTTCTTGGCGTGGGCGTTCGggtccgcgtcggcggccatGTCGATGAGCACCATATAGAGGAGGGTGAAAAAGATGCCGACCGCGTCCCAGAGGATGAGCTTAACGGCATCGGGCATGTCGTAGCGGCCGCCCTCGGCGATGTACTTCAGTGTAGGGTACATCAGGTAGAGGCCGGTCCAGTAGAGCAGCGTCGAGGAGATGCGGCCCTTGCGGTACATGCCAGCGACCGCGTGCGACGACACCGAGTTCTTGTTGTCGGCCACCATGGCGTAGAAGGAAAGCGCAATCATCGCCACAGGGAAGAACTGGAACCAGGTGTTGGCCGCGAAGAAGTACTTGTGGTTCGTCGGCACAAGCACAGTGAGCAGGCCGGGCACGCCCGTCGCGAGCTGCATCACCTGCAGCACGggcagcgcaccggcagAGAACGCACGCTGGGGGTGCACCTCCTGCGAGCGCTGGCAGCGGACGTACGCGAGAGCGGGGATGTAAAAGAtgggcagcgccgcaccaATGCAGATCAACTGGCCGATCAAAAAGATCGTCGTGACGGCaatgccgccgagcaggtagTGCTTCTGCGGCTtcaccgcctcggtcgtGGCAAACGACGCAGCGGGCGCGGTCATCGAGAAGATGAGCAGGAACGCGCCCTTGCCGAACGGCTTCTCACACAGGTCCATAAAGATGCGCACGAGCAGATAGTAAAACTTCTCAATCTCCTCGTACAGGTGCGTCGCGGGGAGGTAGCGGCCCTTGCCCAGGCCGACCTCTTTGCGGATCACGTCCAGGGCATAGCTGCCGTAACGCTCAAACTGCGGCTTGGGAGGGGCATGGATGGCCAGGTAGGTCACAGCAAGACCGGTTGCCACCGAGAGGAGGGCAATCGAGCCAAGACACTGAGCACGCTTCGAGGCCATGGCAGAAGTGGGGACGCTCGGAACTTGCACGGACCCTGCTAAAGTCCGGTCCGGTTTCACGTGATTCGTGttgcctcgacgcgccatGATTGATGCGGggctcgcgccgcgtgtgCGGCAGCTCAGCGCAGAGTACgacagcgcgcgcgcataCATAgactcggcgctcgcgctctttCCGGATGTCGGCGCAGAACTCGAGGAGTTTGCGGCGGAGGCGAGCGTACGTAGCAAAACTCAcccagcacgtcgcgcgtctcgaccaGGGCACGCGTGAGCTCATCGACCTcttgcgcgaggccgagttCCGGCAGGAGCACCTCGAGATGCTCCAGAACGAGATTTCCCAGGGCAAAGACATGGATGATCCCGCGCAGACGTACCACTCTGCCCTTGAAACGTACAAGGCGACCTACCAAAGCAAGACGACACGCCAGCGCTACGCACAGCACCCGGCCTATGTCGAGTTCCGCTCGCGCGTGTGGGAAGTCAgtggcgacggcgcgatGCCGCCTCTCATCGACATGATCCCGGCCGAAGACGGCGACGATACCCAGGCccaggacgacgacgaggagattGTCGTGGGCGGCACGCACCAGCAGTTCAAGTGCCCACtcaccgcgtcgctcctcgaggaCCCAGTCAAGAGCACCGTGTGTGCGCATTTTtactcgcgcgcggccatcACCGAGTACATCCAGCAGTCGGGCCGAAACGCCGCGTGCCCCGCCGCATCGTGTCGCGCCCAGctctcgctgcgcacgctcgaaGACGCGCCGACTCTCAAGCGACGTGTCGAGCGTTACGCGCGCCaggtcgcgcggcgcgaagAGGAGCGGCGTGGCCGGCAGTGGGGCGGTGCGGCCGTGTTGGATTAGAGGTGCGTATTGGCTAGATACCCTATAGATGCGgcagcgactcgccgccgagcttgcgcaggtccAGATTGTCCCAGTGGACGATGTTGGGCCCGCCTGTAAAGACGTGCTCAAAGATCTTGGAGCTGCCGCTCTGGTTGCGGCGGTCCTTACCCTCGCGACGGAAAGCCACGAGCTGGTTAAAGTAGGTGACCAGGCGgccgaccagcgcctggtCCTCGGGCAGGTCGGGGACGTAGGCCGACTCCTCGTtcggcgcgagctgctggatATACTCCACGTGCGGCACCCAGTTCGGGTGCAGTGTAACGAGGCGTGCAGGTTTCTTCTCCTCGGTCTTGCGGATGAGCAGCATGTCCATCTGCTCCATGCGCGAGAACGCATTCGCAAGCGTCGCACTGTTGATCGCCTCGTAGTAGCTCAGCTCGCCTTGGCGGTATAGGGTATTGCCGATCTTTTGCGTGCAAGGCAGCAGATCTTTGTAGAGGAACCACGGGAGGCGGCGGACGTGCTCCATGCCCGGGCTGTCGGCGTACGGCTGCTCGACTGCGTTGGGGGAAGTGCCGgggcgcgcctcgcgcgcctgcggcgcaagtGACAAGAGTGTCACGGCCGCGAG from Malassezia japonica chromosome 1, complete sequence includes the following:
- a CDS encoding uncharacterized protein (TransMembrane:6 (n6-17c22/23o117-144i165-190o196-218i239-255o275-297i318-337o)); translation: MASKRAQCLGSIALLSVATGLAVTYLAIHAPPKPQFERYGSYALDVIRKEVGLGKGRYLPATHLYEEIEKFYYLLVRIFMDLCEKPFGKGAFLLIFSMTAPAASFATTEAVKPQKHYLLGGIAVTTIFLIGQLICIGAALPIFYIPALAYVRCQRSQEVHPQRAFSAGALPVLQVMQLATGVPGLLTVLVPTNHKYFFAANTWFQFFPVAMIALSFYAMVADNKNSVSSHAVAGMYRKGRISSTLLYWTGLYLMYPTLKYIAEGGRYDMPDAVKLILWDAVGIFFTLLYMVLIDMAADADPNAHAKNAQGPVTGTLKALFVSILFGPGTAMNSYLAAREDAVAPLHLAAAEAKAQ
- a CDS encoding uncharacterized protein (COG:S; EggNog:ENOG503P4JX); this translates as MIDAGLAPRVRQLSAEYDSARAYIDSALALFPDVGAELEEFAAEASHVARLDQGTRELIDLLREAEFRQEHLEMLQNEISQGKDMDDPAQTYHSALETYKATYQSKTTRQRYAQHPAYVEFRSRVWEVSGDGAMPPLIDMIPAEDGDDTQAQDDDEEIVVGGTHQQFKCPLTASLLEDPVKSTVCAHFYSRAAITEYIQQSGRNAACPAASCRAQLSLRTLEDAPTLKRRVERYARQVARREEERRGRQWGGAAVLD